The following are from one region of the Hippocampus zosterae strain Florida chromosome 9, ASM2543408v3, whole genome shotgun sequence genome:
- the odad1 gene encoding coiled-coil domain-containing protein 114 isoform X1, producing the protein MSRGRATRSGRSDSNDVDADSTELEKSKLLRQYRILDADRQAYSIQARQQMCKQQQEIEKLTAEQEELRHKLGAYKSLSRQKKDKRDAESLQVLLEQRDRLEGELEKEMQHQKELQKEISNMEFKLKKLRKENANTSDIQRSAHRRNQEAIRTMENKLQGALTRFNEQLTKNSHLREELQTLHIERVRFQRLQDRLVQELQDVRKKTVQAINVSTAAHDARVEAQSKLAMMREKADKELAQYNTEMRELERVISHESGLRDFITTKYNEKMGQDVTEQVLGLQEQGTKDLSEESPDDLEAFFQRIQSVTGEADPELLVNSFIQGEDRNFALFNFVNEQNNEAEVLRDQIGQIQREMEQFQMRGLRQEQDHHASLRDIDARLKDTESQTEDFENRTAVLSKVLEEVKTGVSCIVSKVECDMEDSISDTNIMPYLGLVEQKTNQLLTIQAFLDNKENGKDYHPCNPNLPKCLFGQNPKTLQENIIIQPSVQSVDCDPDDLLVADEEERPLSQGELRRRILEGVTQRENSDLKLATKIFKTSPRIQEETVTAQI; encoded by the exons ATGTCCAGGGGAAGAGCAACCAGAAGTGGCCGCTCAGACAGTAATGATGTCGATGCTGATAGTACAG AATTAGAGAAATCTAAGCTGCTGAGACAGTACCGGATCTTGGATGCAGACAGGCAAGCCTACAGCATTCAGGCCCGGCAGCAAATGTGCAAACAACA GCAGGAGATAGAGAAGCTGACTGCCGAGCAGGAGGAGCTTCGGCATAAGCTTGGTGCTTATAAGAGCTTGTCCCGTCAAAAGAAGGACAAAAGGGATGCAGAGAGCCTTCAAGTGCTGCTGGAGCAGAGAGACCGCCTGGAGGGGGAGCTGGAGAAGGAAATGCAACATCAAAAAGAGCTGCAAAAAGAG ATTTCAAACATGGAGTTTAAGCTGAAAAAGCTGAGGAAAGAGAATGCCAACACAagtgacatccaaaggtctgcCCACAGGCGGAATCAGGAGGCCATACGCACAATGGAGAACAAACTGCAGGGA GCCTTAACTCGATTTAATGAGCAGCTGACCAAGAACAGTCACCTTCGGGAGGAGCTGCAGACTCTTCATATTGAGCGTGTTCGTTTCCAGCGGCTACAAGACAGGCTGGTCCAG GAGCTCCAGGATGTCAGGAAGAAGACCGTTCAAGCAATCAATGTGTCGACTGCAGCCCACGATGCAAG AGTGGAGGCTCAGTCCAAGTTGGCGATGATGCGAGAGAAAGCAGACAAGGAGCTTGCCCAGTACAACACAGAGATGAGGGAGCTGGAGAGGGTTATTTCACATGAGTCTGGCCTCAGAGACTTTATCACCACCAAATACAATGAGAAGATGGGCCAGGATGTGACAGAGCAAG TCTTAGGTCTGCAGGAGCAGGGAACTAAAGACTTGAGTGAGGAGTCGCCAGATGACTTGGAGGCGTTTTTCCAGAGAATTCAGTCTGTGACAGGAGAGGCTGATCCGGAATTGCTTGTCAACAGTTTCATCCAAG GTGAAGACCGTAACTTTGCACTTTTCAACTTTGTAAATGAGCAAAACAATGAAGCTGAGGTTCTGCGGGATCAAATCGGCCAG ATCCAGAGAGAGATGGAGCAATTTCAAATGAGAGGTTTGCGACAAGAGCAGGACCATCACGCTTCGCTGAGGGACATCGATGCACGGCTGAAAGACACAGAGTCGCAAACTGAGGACTTTGAAAACCGTACCGCCGTCTTAAGCAAAGTGCTGGAAGAGGTTAAAACAG GAGTGAGTTGTATTGTGTCTAAAGTGGAATGTGACATGGAGGACTCCATCAGTGACACCAATATTATGCCCTACTTGGGTCTGGTGGAGCAGAAGACCAACCAGCTCCTCACCATACAGGCTTTCCTCGATAACAAG GAAAACGGCAAAGACTACCATCCATGCAATCCCAATCTTCCCAAATGTCTTTTTGGCCAAAACCCAAAGACACTCCAGGAGAATATTATCATTCAACCTTCAGTCCAGag TGTGGATTGTGACCCGGACGACTTGCTTGTCGCGGATGAGGAAGAGCGGCCGCTCTCTCAGGGGGAACTCCGCAGAAGAATATTGGAAGGG GTTACGCAAAGAGAGAATTCAGACTTGAAGTTGGCAACAAAAATCTTCAAAACGAGCCCACGTATTCAAGAGGAAACAGTGACGGCACAGATCTGA
- the odad1 gene encoding coiled-coil domain-containing protein 114 isoform X2, giving the protein MSRGRATRSGRSDSNDVDADSTELEKSKLLRQYRILDADRQAYSIQARQQMQEIEKLTAEQEELRHKLGAYKSLSRQKKDKRDAESLQVLLEQRDRLEGELEKEMQHQKELQKEISNMEFKLKKLRKENANTSDIQRSAHRRNQEAIRTMENKLQGALTRFNEQLTKNSHLREELQTLHIERVRFQRLQDRLVQELQDVRKKTVQAINVSTAAHDARVEAQSKLAMMREKADKELAQYNTEMRELERVISHESGLRDFITTKYNEKMGQDVTEQVLGLQEQGTKDLSEESPDDLEAFFQRIQSVTGEADPELLVNSFIQGEDRNFALFNFVNEQNNEAEVLRDQIGQIQREMEQFQMRGLRQEQDHHASLRDIDARLKDTESQTEDFENRTAVLSKVLEEVKTGVSCIVSKVECDMEDSISDTNIMPYLGLVEQKTNQLLTIQAFLDNKENGKDYHPCNPNLPKCLFGQNPKTLQENIIIQPSVQSVDCDPDDLLVADEEERPLSQGELRRRILEGVTQRENSDLKLATKIFKTSPRIQEETVTAQI; this is encoded by the exons ATGTCCAGGGGAAGAGCAACCAGAAGTGGCCGCTCAGACAGTAATGATGTCGATGCTGATAGTACAG AATTAGAGAAATCTAAGCTGCTGAGACAGTACCGGATCTTGGATGCAGACAGGCAAGCCTACAGCATTCAGGCCCGGCAGCAAAT GCAGGAGATAGAGAAGCTGACTGCCGAGCAGGAGGAGCTTCGGCATAAGCTTGGTGCTTATAAGAGCTTGTCCCGTCAAAAGAAGGACAAAAGGGATGCAGAGAGCCTTCAAGTGCTGCTGGAGCAGAGAGACCGCCTGGAGGGGGAGCTGGAGAAGGAAATGCAACATCAAAAAGAGCTGCAAAAAGAG ATTTCAAACATGGAGTTTAAGCTGAAAAAGCTGAGGAAAGAGAATGCCAACACAagtgacatccaaaggtctgcCCACAGGCGGAATCAGGAGGCCATACGCACAATGGAGAACAAACTGCAGGGA GCCTTAACTCGATTTAATGAGCAGCTGACCAAGAACAGTCACCTTCGGGAGGAGCTGCAGACTCTTCATATTGAGCGTGTTCGTTTCCAGCGGCTACAAGACAGGCTGGTCCAG GAGCTCCAGGATGTCAGGAAGAAGACCGTTCAAGCAATCAATGTGTCGACTGCAGCCCACGATGCAAG AGTGGAGGCTCAGTCCAAGTTGGCGATGATGCGAGAGAAAGCAGACAAGGAGCTTGCCCAGTACAACACAGAGATGAGGGAGCTGGAGAGGGTTATTTCACATGAGTCTGGCCTCAGAGACTTTATCACCACCAAATACAATGAGAAGATGGGCCAGGATGTGACAGAGCAAG TCTTAGGTCTGCAGGAGCAGGGAACTAAAGACTTGAGTGAGGAGTCGCCAGATGACTTGGAGGCGTTTTTCCAGAGAATTCAGTCTGTGACAGGAGAGGCTGATCCGGAATTGCTTGTCAACAGTTTCATCCAAG GTGAAGACCGTAACTTTGCACTTTTCAACTTTGTAAATGAGCAAAACAATGAAGCTGAGGTTCTGCGGGATCAAATCGGCCAG ATCCAGAGAGAGATGGAGCAATTTCAAATGAGAGGTTTGCGACAAGAGCAGGACCATCACGCTTCGCTGAGGGACATCGATGCACGGCTGAAAGACACAGAGTCGCAAACTGAGGACTTTGAAAACCGTACCGCCGTCTTAAGCAAAGTGCTGGAAGAGGTTAAAACAG GAGTGAGTTGTATTGTGTCTAAAGTGGAATGTGACATGGAGGACTCCATCAGTGACACCAATATTATGCCCTACTTGGGTCTGGTGGAGCAGAAGACCAACCAGCTCCTCACCATACAGGCTTTCCTCGATAACAAG GAAAACGGCAAAGACTACCATCCATGCAATCCCAATCTTCCCAAATGTCTTTTTGGCCAAAACCCAAAGACACTCCAGGAGAATATTATCATTCAACCTTCAGTCCAGag TGTGGATTGTGACCCGGACGACTTGCTTGTCGCGGATGAGGAAGAGCGGCCGCTCTCTCAGGGGGAACTCCGCAGAAGAATATTGGAAGGG GTTACGCAAAGAGAGAATTCAGACTTGAAGTTGGCAACAAAAATCTTCAAAACGAGCCCACGTATTCAAGAGGAAACAGTGACGGCACAGATCTGA